The following coding sequences lie in one Notolabrus celidotus isolate fNotCel1 chromosome 6, fNotCel1.pri, whole genome shotgun sequence genomic window:
- the c6h11orf49 gene encoding UPF0705 protein C11orf49 homolog, with amino-acid sequence MFPWKPTISGRSLIASETSKLLELAPEKTSRMNRLNSTVPVDEYLADSSVLFYLSDAVTQLLEHKEEYTQFGVIRYFAEYFSSVKNSNHVLFREYNYIKATPHNRASFIRVFWRCYRQIGKSGDLLSMQEYRSLLQLLCPDFPAEIVQSTARIVLMDDAIDCPMSFSDFLYAFQLQLYYQEFLESVLVIYQDLLSGKSPNTVIVPTSTSIEQLPSVAAEENEKEEQQHDGVEPSTLAQCIDDLCDRFKHSYPPRSCTNEALEQVDKVSYYSFLMSLARYETINQAIGALPSKAELLIDPEMDQELDKLIAQISVSPGSNSSGSAIGALKEVQRKASPRRHIHHRRRMEVESDGSTEETDSSEN; translated from the exons ATGTTTCCATGGAAGCCTACCATAAGCGGTCGTTCCTTGATAGCTAGCGAAACCTCAAAGCTACTAG AGCTAGCTCCTGAAAAGACGAGCAGAATGAACCGGTTGAATTCCACCGTCCCTGTAGACGAATACCTCG CTGACAGCAGTGTGTTATTTTACCTGAGTGATGCAGTGACCCAGCTCCTGGAACATAAAGAGGAATACACACAGTTTGGGGTGATCCGCTACTTTGCTGAATA TTTCAGCAGTGTGAAGAACAGTAACCACGTCCTCTTCAGAGAGTATAACTACATCAAGGCCACTCCTCATAACAGAGCCTCCTTCATCAGAGTCTTCTGGAGATGCTACAGGCAGATCGGCAAGAGCGGGG ACTTACTGTCCATGCAGGAGTACAGGTCTCTGCTGCAGTTACTGTGTCCAGACTTCCCTGCAGAGATAGTGCAGAGCACAGCCAG AATTGTTTTGATGGACGACGCCATCGACTGTCCGATGTCTTTCTCTGATTTCCTTTACGCCTTTCAGCTGCAGCTCTACTACCAAG AATTCCTGGAAAGTGTGTTGGTGATCTACCAGGATCTGTTATCAGGAAAGAGTCCAAACACCGTCATTGTCCCCACATCCACCTCCATTGAGCAGCTCCCCTCTGTGGCTGCAGAGGAGAACGaaaaggaggagcagcagcatgaCGGGGTGGAGCCGTCCACTCTGGCTCAGTGTATAGACGACCTGTGTGACAGGTtcaaacacag ttATCCCCCCAGGTCCTGTACGAATGAAGCCCTGGAGCAGGTCGACAAAGTCTCTTACTACAGCTTTCTAATGAGTCTGGCCAGATACGAGACCATCAACCAAGCTATTG GAGCATTACCCAGTAAGGCAGAGCTGCTCATTGACCCTGAGATGGACCAGGAACTGGACAAGCT AATCGCCCAGATTTCAGTGAGTCCTGGCAGCAACAGCAGTGGCAGCGCTATTGGGGCACTGAAGGAGGTGCAGAGGAAGGCCTCCCCGAGGAGACACATCCACcacaggaggaggatggaggtggAAAGTGACGGCTCCACGGAAGAGACGGACTCCTCTGAAAACTGA